The nucleotide sequence GGGCAAAGGATGAGGTGGGTGGAGCTCCTGGGTATCCTGAGCCCCCTGGTCCAGGCTGCAGCTCTAGGAATGAGGCTGAGTAGGAAGCTGAACGCCCAGAGTCCGGAGCTTCAGGGAAGCCAGGGTTTCTGAAATGGAGAGGTGTCAGAATGGAAGATGGACACCACCTGGAGCAGCCCAGCCCTGTTCCTTTGTCCCCTTACCTGGTTGGTAGGTGGCCAGGGGCACCATGGAAAGCTGCAGGGTGCCGGACATAGGCTTCGGCACTGGGTCCTCCACGGGGAGGAGCTGGGGCAGGGGCAGCTTCCCGGGGGACTGGGTCCTGCTCTGGTTCTGACTCACGAATGTCCCCACCCAGTGTGGAGTCACAGGGACCCCCTGGTGTATCTGGGGAGACAGGAGGGACAGGTTGAGTTAGGGAGGATCAATGTCTTAATGCTGGCCCCATCAGCCTTGGGACATGCTCACCTCCACTCCCATAGGCCTCTGTGGCTACTAGCTCTGGGCCCCGAAGTTTCCTTTTCACACGGGCATCTCGCTCCCTGGGGGAatagtaatgatgatgatgagGGAACTAATAGTACTTACTAAGTGCCAGGCATTTCACCCTCCCAGGGACTCAGGTAGGTGCCAGtgttatacccattttacagacgaAGGAACCAAACAAACGCAAGAGAATTAAGCAACTAGGCACAGAACTGGGATTTAGGCACCACTGAAGCTTTCCAGTACTTTTCTACGGCATTTAGAATCTGTGGCAGTCCCTTCCTCCCCTGTCTTCTGCCCCAGCTCCACTAACCACATTGCAGCCTCTTGGGAATCCTCCGTCCCCTCTGCACCTGCCCAGCTCATCCTTTCTGTCAGTTTCAGCCTAACTTCCTCAAGGATGGCCTCCCCACCTTCCTCATGACATTTCTGTTGTGCTTCCACAACAGTCATTCAGTGAGCCTTTGCTTTATGACAGACTGTAAGCTCCCCAAGGGCAGGGGTCAGCTCTGAGGGACTGCACTCAAAATAGATGTCCCAGTAGTTTTTCACTGTCCAACCCAATCTGGTTTCCCATCCCTGCCTGCCTTGCATCCTCACTCCACTCTTGCCCTCTGGAGGCCTCAGGGGCCTGCCACTCCCTAGCATGCTTTTCCCCAGATGCAGGCATGTTCCCTTCTTAATGCCTTATTCAGAGGTCCTCAGGGAAGTCTCTCTAGACCTCTTATCTAATAGTTCACCCCAGTCGCACCCCTGTTATATTTTTCGTcctgttggggatggaacccagagccttgtgcatgccacACCCAGGTCTTTATCTTTAGAATATTCTTAACTTTGTAGCAGCTTGTTTGCCACTAGTGTATCAGTCAGTTCCCTGTGGACAGGACAGTCTTAGTATTTGCAAAATCAGTGACTGAATAGGTGTTTTTTAGCATTGTGTTCCTGGCACATAGTGAcgggtgagtgagtgaatgaacgaGCGGTGCCCACCTCTTGCAGTTTCTGCCATTCTCCCGGAAGCCTTTGGCAAAGGGATTGGCTGCAATCTTCAGTTGTGTGATCTGGGGGCACACATTGAGGTCAAGACTCCTGCAGCCTGGGTGGGATGTAGCCACCCCCCTTCAGGGGTCACTCACCCTTGGGTTCTGGTAGGCAGTCACTGAGATGAAGGTGGTCTCAGGGAAGCGGAAGGAGGCCACGCCCCCCCAGTGCTGGCTGCAGAGCTGGGCAGCCCGCACCAGATGGATGCGGGGCTGGTACTTGTGCATTGAGTGCAAGATCAGCTAGGAGGGAAGAAATGTGGGTAACTCGCTGCCCTGAACCCCACCTAGCCTTCCACCCAGCATCCCCCCAGCTCCTATCCTGGGATCCCAGTCTGGGCCTCACGTGGCCATGGGGATCCAGCGTGCTGTTGGTGAGCTTGACGCGGTGGAAGGACACCGGCTGCCGCATCCAGTGGGCACCCGTGGCGGGAGAATCAGGGTGAATGTAGACGCGGTCAGGCAGCCGAGGCTCTGCCTTGCCGCTGGGCTCCCAGCGCCGGCCCTGCCAGCGGTAGCGAGCTCCATCCACTGGAACCACATCCAGAAGGAACAGGTATCGGGCCTCCGGGTCCAGTCCGGTGACCGACACTCGGCAAGCAGGGAACATACGCCTGCACAGGGGACAGGAAGGGAGGCCTGGAGCCGGGCCCTGCACCAGGAGGGGGTGCCACAAAAACTTCAAGGGAGGCAGAATCAGACCCCAGAAGGCAAAATCTAAAGGCTTGAAAGCATCtcagcccattttacagatgggaaacagGTCATGGGACTGGACTGGAGTCCCACAGCAGGATAGGAACAGAGCCTAGGCTTTGGAGGACCAGACCCTCAAACTCCACTGGCAGAAACAGTGCTGAATAGCTTTTTCCCTTGAAACCTTCTCAGGAGCTCCTTCcacctcagttccctcatctgcTTTCCAGCACAAGACCCACAACTGTTAGACAAAATCGCTTCAGGAAAAAACACCCCTGATCCTGAGGAGGATTTACTGCTGCTACACACTGACTGCTTCGCTGGACCTAGTCACATATTGCTTCCTActcaagtcacacactcacccctgGATCCTGGACAGATTTCCCTAATGCTGGTCACTGACTGACCCTTGACCCCAGTTAAGTCGGAACCCTGATTCCAGTCACAGGCGGATACCTGATCTAGGTCACACACTAACCTATAACCCAGACAGACTTCCTGCCCCTGGCCCAGACTGACCCTTGATAGATTGGCTCCTCAATTCAACCACAGACTGACCCTTGACCCTTGCCACCAAATAACCCCTGATGCCATCCAGGGTCATCCGTGCCCAGGAGATTCTGAACTCAGAACTCCAGCCCCGGAGAAACCCccaagcccagcccagccccaggaACTTTTGTCTTTCCTGAGACCCCAGCCGAAACTCTTGGCCTGGCCCTCACCTGCCGGCCTTCGTGATGATCATCTCTGTGCCCACAGCGCTGAACTCCTTCCACAGCCCCTGGTTCTCCAGGCTCAGGCTGACCCCAGGGAGCGAGTGAAGGGCCTCTGCAGCCGGCGGGGCTGGCTCAGTGCCCAGGGTTGGGGGCAGAAGGGGCAGAGGTGGGGGCGCAGTCAGGGTGCGAGGAGCAGCCTCAATCCCAGACAGGAAACAATCCAGTTTGGGGGTGTCCAGATCTGGAGATGTGGGAAGAATGAGGAGCCAGCCAAGGGCCACACAGCCCCCAGCTCTCTACCCAGAGCCGGTCCCACCGCTCACCAGGGTAGCGGTAGCCCTCTGCCAAGGCAGGCGGGAAACTGGGGTCCGCCCCCGACTGGGGGTGCCCCAGACGGTAGCCAGTCCCCAGAGAGGGATACAACTCTCTTGGATGGTACATGCTGTGGTTCCTTCTGGCCTCAAGTCACGTTGCTAGAGTCCCCGGGTGCGGAGTGATGCCCCTTTATAGCTCACAGCTCAGCCCCTTCCAGACCCGAGATCACAGCCCCTCCCCTCTTTGGGGCCCTGGAGGTGGGCTGGAGTGAAGACCCCTGGGGCCTCGAAGGGGTCCAAGAGGGGGCCGGATACCTGGGtaccctcccctctctccttccctcctgggCGGCTTCATTAGCCCCGACCCCCTGCCCCCTCATTACATAATTAACTCCTCGGCCTGATTGATCCCCAGGGCTCGGACAGGGACGCAGTTTGGCGCTTCCGGCCAGCTGGTCCCCGTTCCCACGGGGGGAGCCCCGGCTGGGAATAAGGTAGGGGGCGGGGCTTGGATCCTGGGACCGAGCCTAGGGCAGTCCCAGGCGCCCTAGACTTTGTGGCAGGTAAGCCCCGCCCCCCCCTCCCTTCACTTGGAGATCTGGCCTGGCAGGGAAGAACAGTAACTGGAGTGAAAGTGCAGGGTCCTGGAGGGACATGGCCAGAGCTGATTCCGTGGGACACTGGAGACCAGAGGAGTCCGCAACAGAGGACTGAACCCTAAAGTCCTCTAGTTTCTATTCTGAAAAACTTCCACTCTCCATCAAGTCTCAAAAGTCGAGGGGGCGCGCGCAGTTCAAAAAGTCTCTGACGTCTTGTGCAGGGTTGCTTAGAAGGTCCCGCCGTGAGGAGCCCTACGAACTACAATACCCAGCGGGTCCCGCGCCGAGGCGCACGCGAAGGTCGCAAGCAGGTCGCGCTAGGGTCGCTGGGAGTTGTAGTCCGAAAGAGAGTGGCCGTGCGGCTGCACGGAGGCCTGTCAGGGGAACTGCCCCTAGGCGGCGGCCAAGCACTAAAGCCAAGAAGCCGCATATCAGCCGAGGTCAAGGCCTAGTGGGCCAGTGTAGGCTTGGCTATTGCCACCCAcagtggaaaacagtttggaacGCCGTGCCTATGCCAGGCCCTGCTAGGGCTCAAAACGGAACAGGTCTATAGGGGCAAGAGTCTAAATTTGAGGTCCCCTTTCCAGATTCCACGTGAGCCTGGGACTGTCTCcacttcattgttttattatgtaCAAACGCTACAGAACGAGGGGAACAGACACGCATGGGGTAAGACAGACCCGGTGGGAAGAGACGTTCACAGGACAAATAGTGCACTGGGGCCAAGAGAGCAGCACACAGGCCATATCTATGGGGCAGGCGGGACAGGAAGGGGTTAAAAACGAGATCCAAGCCAGCCAGATCGCAGGGAGGTGCGGGGGTGTTGTCCCCTTTCTGATCTCCCCCCAAGGTCACAGTGCATgcaataaaatatatgtacaagAGCTGGATCCTTCCTCTGCAGGAGCCCTGCGAGTCCAGAGCTCCCTTCAGGCGAGGGGAGGTGGTGGCGCCCCCTGGCGGCCAGGCCAGGCTGGAGCCACATGCGTCAGGAGCAGAGGTCAGTCCCAGCCGTTGTCTTTGATCATGTGGTTGAGTTCAATGATGTACTTCCCCTCTTTGTACTTCTGGCTGCTCTCAAAGGCCTGCTCCTGAAAGGAGGGGAGGGGCCGTCATCCTGGAGCAAGAGCTTTACCACAGGCATAGAAGTTGGGCAGTGGCTAGGAGGAGCCCCATTTTACATATGAGTAAACTGTGGCTCAGAGAAGCCAATCAACCTGCCCACTGACATGGCCGGTAAACAGCAGGGCTGTTTCTCTCACTAACAGGGAGTATGGAGAACTCTGAATCATTGGGTACCTTTAGAACATAATGACAGCGTCACCAGAGAGGATATGGAAGTACCTAAAAGATTTCATAGTCCAGGGGTTGCAACTGGTGGCCTGAGGGCCATTTCAACCTACCTGTGGTTTTGTTTGGACAGCAGAGATTAAGATAAATAACTTTAGGGGTGAAGGGTATGTGTGGCTCAGGGGTACGACACATGCTCAAGGCCCTAGGAAAgatcccagcattgcaaaaacacATCAcacataaactttaaaataaccacagaaatgcATGCCCGCTCCAGTTTGCCCTAGCAAGCTCCCCACCCCTTTTACAAATCCACAGTGTTTTCTTGGCCTAGCaagcatttgattttttaaatccttgctgTAGgccacttttttattttatagcggTCCAGAGAAGCCAAGCCACCTGACCAGAGTCACATAGCAAATCTGTAGCAGGGCCAGAGGTGAACTCAGGACAGGGCTGTCTGTCCATCTCTGCCTAAGGCATCCACCTCACAGAGACACTCCAAGCAATGCCTTGCCCAATCCTTTGCAGATTACCAAGAGCATCGTTTGCTACATCTAATCAGATGGACTAAATGACCTTGGGTGCCAGGTGGTGGCTTTATCTTCCAATGCCAGATAAGGAAATGACATTCAGGATAATGAAATCAGATCCTGGACAGGAGCAGAAGCAATGAGGGCAATGCAAACAGAAGGCTGTGGACCCGACTTCCACATTGCTCTGGGGCAACTTCTCTGAACCTCTGAATGACAATAAGCTGGTGCCCAAGGGtttgcagtttaaaaaaaaaaaaaaacaaaaccacatacAACtggtatggtggtgtacacctataatccactcagcactcagaaagctgagacaggaggattgcaagatccaggccagtttgggctacacagtgaaactctgtctcaacaacaaccaacaaccaccacaacaaaaaaaggaaaaattccaaaGAAGCCATCTAGGATTATGGTCCCAatcctgtgtgatcttgggcaagttgccTAACATCTCTGGGCCTTCTTGTCTTCTATAAAGTATATGCCATAGATTCTATCTTCAGGACTGTTGTAATGATTGAATGAGTGCATACATAGCAAGCATGTAAATGGTAACTCTGTTTATACCTCACCTCTAAAATAGGGAGGGTAGTGCCTTTCAGGAAAGGGATGGGTTAAGGCGAAAATGTGAAAAGTCCTTGCAGGATTCAAGGGAAAAGAACACGGTCAGGGTTGAAGTTATGCACTCTGAAAGGTTACTCGATCGATCACTGTCTGTGAGGAAAAGGTGATGTCAGGTCTGTCAAAGGCTAGCCTGGGGTCAGAAATCATTCACTCACATATTTCCAGCCCAAAGTGGTCTTGCAGTTCTCACAGTGGATGTCAGCGACAGCATGGAGGCCTGTCAGCAACACCCGCTCCTCGGCTGGCCCGCAGCCCACGTTCACCCTGTGGGAACACGGGGCAGTCCCAGGGAGGGTCCCGCCAATACAGAGCCCCCCCTCAATCTTGCATCCATGGTATCTGTCCTTAGCCTCCAAGAGAGGGGTGATCATAGCTTCCTGCTTCAGCCAGGGGACTCTGGGAGTCTTAGCGTGATGGTAAGGGTCACAAGTCACAACAAAGCTGAATACTCACACAGAGTTGAAGAGGTAGGCACGCCCCTGACTGCCCTGGAAGGACTAAAGGGtggaaaggggaaaagagagTCAGCACTATTGATGGAGAGCTGCCAAGCAGCCCCTGTAGCCCCCATTCTAGTCTTAAATGTGGCCTAGTTACCTTGGAGATGAGGTCGTCGTGGTTGGCCAGGTGAGCGCGGCAGTGGGCACAGCTATACCTCCGATGAcaatcatccaaataggcctgAAACGTCTTGGGCTTTGAAATCCGCACCATGGCGGGGGCCAGGGGCAGAGGCCCCACGCGGGGAGCGGCCCACGGGGAGCAGAGGGAGCCCAGTGCCTGCCAGGGAGGGAGTAGGTGGGCTGTCAGGGCCCCTAGCCACACACATGCAGGCACACCCAGAGCCACTGGGACTCTCTGTCACACTTGGCtgctctctcctttccccagaGCCAGCAGCCTCGCCAGGGACCAGAACCGTCTCAGCTTTGACTCAGTGAGGAGGCCTCAGGTTGCatcaatggggaaactgaggctaggaGGAGCTCCAGGTGAGTCATGCACCTGCTTCCGGCCTTATCCCTGCTGACCTGGCAGGTGAAGCTTGCAGGAAGGGGCTTCAGAGTGATGGGCTGTCAGTCCCCAGTTTGGTGGGGGGCAGGTATAAACTGGCTAGTCCTTGGACCTCATTTGGATTGCGGGTGGGACTACTTGGGGGTACAAGGAGTTCACCTGGGGGGACGGTTCCTcacctggagaaggcaggaggccTCACTGAAGGTGGAGGGTCATCTAGGAGGGGAGGGGCTCTTACCTGGGGGCGCTGAGCCTCATCTCCGCCGAGGGGATCTTACCTGCATCGCGCAGCCTTACCTGAGACCCCGGGGCTCACGTGGGGCGCAGGGGTGGGGGGCGGGCGCCGGGGGAAGGGGACAGTCGTCACTGGCGGGGCGGGGGCGCGGGGCGACGCGCAACGCTGACGGTCTGGCTCACCTCGCCTGGGTGCGCGGGGGCCGGGTCCGCGGAGTGGCCTGGCCTGGGAGTGGGGGGCGCTCCTGGTGGGCGCCGTCCCCCCCGGCCCGGGTTCGCAGCCGCCTCGACTTGTTTACACCGAGACCAGCTGCTGCCGCGGCTGCggcgggagggggagggggccggCCTCCTGTCCTGGCGGCCGCCGTGGCCAATCGGCGCGCGGCATGCAAATGAGGGGGCGCGTCATACGGCGGCCAGCGCAGGCCCGAGCtgcccttccccctgctcccgGCTCCCGCCGGCCCGGAAATGCGGCTGCTGCCCGCAACCGGTTGGGGCCCAGGCCTAGTCGACCCTTGGGCATCCCGTGGTGCTTGAAGGGGCAAGGATTTGAGGGTCCTGACCTGGTGTGGGCTTAGGAATAGGTCGGTATCTGCATGCACGCTCCCGGGAAATCAGTCATGATTATCTGCGCCCCACTCTCCTAATCTCTACCGCAATCCTGCAAGGCAGTTTCTCCTATTGTCTCCATTTTATCAGGGACTGGGGTCCAGAGAGGGTTAGCATCTCGTTCCCAGATTGCCCAGCTGCTAAGAGGCAAAGTTGGAATTCTCATTTTACCAAAGCACCAGAAACTGACTCAACCTCTTAGAAGGGAAGAGCTAAAGGTGTCCACTGCTGTGTTGTCAGGCTCCTGGAAGGAGGAAGCCAATTCACACTGTCTCCACGCACActcccccatccccctcaccCTCCAGGCTGTTAGGGCTGCCATACTTAGACTTCACGGTCACTGCAAGGGTCCCACTGCCCCGCCTGGCCTAGAGCAGGCAATGGGAACATTCATTGGGGCTGCAGTGCTGGTGGAGAGCTGCTAGTGAAAGTGGTATGGCCTGGCAGCGCATGGCCCATGAACCCTCCCATGCCGGCTCTCTGCTGCTGCATGAGGAGACCTACAAGGGAGGACCGGCAGGAAGTCAAGGTCCTCACTGGGTGCCTGGGGCTGTTAATGGCCTCAGGAAAATGGATCCACTCTGTATAGCACTTACAAAGCTGGGGGCTGGTTGGCCCTCTGAGAGACATTCCTGAGAGTGGAAGCCAAGCTGGCATAGGGTGTGGTGTCGCTCTGGGTCTGGAATGTAGTGGAACCAGTGGGCCAGACTGGCTAGGGTTCCAGGACctggccccaggctggcctccttaAGCCGCCATCTTTACCATCTTCTAGGATCCACCCTCTACCCCTCACTCAAAGTAGAAAGATGGGATTGACAAGAAActgtttatttttcaggaagaCAAGCAGAGGAAATGGCCTCAGACTTAGGAGGCTAGGGCCGCTGGTTGGTGCTGGTCCAGGTATTGCCTCAGGGCTGTGGGGTAATCCGTCATGACGCCGGTGGCCCCTAGGCTCAAAGCCACTTCAAAATCAGACTCTTCATTAAGGCACCAAAATACCACCTAAGCAGGGAGGGCGGGACTTGTTAGTTTCCAAACAGCTCTGCCTGGAACTTTCCCTAACACCCAGCTGGTGGCAGCTCCCCTCCTCTGTGGAGACACCCCCTACTGCAGTGGTATGCTGGAAGCTGATTGTTAACTTTTCAGGAATTTTGCAAACTGGTTATCAAACACAGTTATTACTAAAAGTTAAACTGTATAAACTTACGATTAAACTAATTACATTAAAAACAGAGGCAATACTCAAAACCTATCACTTCCTAattatttcattacattttacTATTTTCTGTTCTCCTCAGGCTCACTGTGTCTGTTGAACCCGTAAGATGAGAGTCTTGTGTAATGACTGCGGTGCTACCCTGTCTTCCACATTCTGTACTTAGAGACCCCATGTTGGCAACCTGAAATCAGTAAAGGAGGGATTACTTAATCCAGGGAAAGTAATGGTCAAATCAGGGCATTTGTTCTTCCTCCCAGGGAACCCATGCCCTGCTGCTCTGGGCATTCCCGACTTCTTTTCTGCACAAAGGCAGGTGAAGATGGAATTTTATTCCAGGCAAGTTGCTGGACCTCTTGATTTCTTAGACTGACAGATGAGGGTGATAGGCCAACCTCACAAAGTTGTGAAGATCCAAGCTGTGAGAGGGCTGATGGGCCTCACTCACCCCTTGTCCAAGGAGTAGCCAAGGCCTAGACTCTCTGAGTTAACCCTTCCGTCCTTCACTGCTGCCACCTAAGCCTGAGTCTTGACATTCTGCTTCCATGTGACCCCACACACACCACTTTCTTCTTCACTTGGTAGCCCAAGTGACCCTCAGTCAACAGACTCAGCTGGATCAGTCTCCCCTCTCCAAGGCTCTCAAAAACTTCCCTTCCTGTGGGTCAAAGTCCAGCCTCCTTTCTGAGGTCAGTGGGACTGCCTGCCTGAGCCTCTGCTGCCCTGGGCCACTTCCTCCAGGCTTGGCCTGGGCCATTCTATTCCTCTGACTCCTGCTCTTTTGCTCCTCCAGCCTCCCCACCCTTGGAGACCCTGCCTGAGATGTTCTTCCTCCTGTCCCTCCCAGGGCTGCTCCCAGTTCACCGCTTCCAGACTCTAAAGCTCATAgtgctgtttctttctttttattcttttggtggtactgggatttgaactcagggcctgtgcttgctaggcaggtgctctaccacttgagccactccaccagcccactctGTTTCCTTTCTACAGTATCTGATCTGGCATAGGCAGGCCACTGCCCACTTCATTTCTTACCTTGCTGGTAATGGTAAGTCCCCATGCTACTGTGCCTGGAATATTCTCAGGGAGGTTTGCTTTCAAAGTCAGTGCTCAGGACTGTGGGACAGGGTGGGCTGGGCCTGGTTTCCCCCCTCAGGGATCAGGACAATAGGTCCTATGTGTCTCCATCTTCAAGTAGCTCACCAAGCCCTAAGTACCAGTTATATATGGAAAAGAGTCACACATACCATGCTCCCcaattttacaggtgaagaaacagaTTCAGAGGGTGAAGAGACCTGTCCAAGGGATCCTGCCAGATGGCAGCAGAGTAATGGTGACTCTGCTACCAGGTGCATGCTGGGAACCACCTTGCCCCAGGTTGTGGTCAGTTCCTCACCTGTACCCCTCGCTCCTCCAGGTGTCGGATCAAACTTTTCCTCATAATGACCCTGGGTGGGACAGGGTGGCAAAGGTGATGATGAGAGGGAATAGAGAAGAAAGGCAGTGGCAGGTTCCTGTGGGGACACCCCACCAGGCCTTCTCACCCACCTTACCATTTTGAAAACACAGCTGCCAGCTTGTTCATCCCAGGGCTGGAAAATGGGAAGTAGGTCCTGTGGAGAGAAGGTGTAGAGTTAGCCCCTTGTTTCTCCCTCTGACACAGGAGTAGGGACAAGGTGGTAGTGACCGTTGACCAGTAAAACTCTATCCCCTCTAGAAGAACCTTTGCACTTGGCCAAAGGAACAATTCAGCCAGTGTTCAGTGAGGTCCATTCTATATCCAAGAGTCCATGCCTGGAGATGTACCCCTTTCTCACCATCTTACAGACAAGGATACTGAGTCTTACAGAGTGAATGGGACTTGCACAGGTCACAATGCATACTGGTGATGGGGCTGAGCCAGGGCCAGGATCTAGCTTGATTCCAGAGCTGGGTACCCCATCTGTAGGGCATCCTGGTTGGGCCTggccagcttctttttttttttttcctttgtagctAGCTTCTTGAGACCAGACAATGCTTCTATCTATCCCATTCCTAGGGATGACTTTAGAGGATAGCACCAGGGATGATTTCAGTGTTCTGGGCTGAACCAGCTGGCAGCCGTGATTTCAAAATGGTGAGGTGGGTGAGAAGGTGGGGTCGAAGTGTCCCCGCAGGCTCTGGAGTTCGACTCAGGGCAAACCTGGACTCTGTACttctagctatgtgaccttgggcaaattatagAACTGCTCTGAGCCTCTTTTCATCATGGGTACTAAAAGAGTCATGATTCCTATAACTTTTGGGGGCACTGCAAGGTAAAGGTCAAATGCCCTAAAAGATGGGAAATACTTTACAAATCCTGTATAAAAACCTACATATCCCAAGTTTTGTAGCAAGTGATTGTGGGGCTGCTGGGAGCGTCCCTCAGGACAAAGAGGGGGAGCAGAAGTTGTCAGAAAGCAGAGAGGGACTGGGCCTGAGAACCAGGGAAGTATCAAGCATCTGATACTTTGTCTGTTACTTTGTTAACCTTGGTCTGTAGTTAGAAAATTGCCTTTCCTTCAGAGGAGAGAACCACACAATGAATGAGCCAGACTGTAAACTCACCTAGGCCCATTGTTTATTTACTAGTGTAACAACCAGAAGAGGCCTTCCACCAAGCTTTGAATGGgcagggagccagtggctcacgcctgtaatgctagctattcaagaggcaaagatcaggaggatcaaggttcgaagccagcccgggcaaatactttctcaagaccctatcttgaaaatacctaatacaaaaagggctggtggagtggttcaaggtgtaggccctgagttcaagtccaagtaccacatatgtatacacatacacacacacacacaagattttGAATGGCagccagcatggtggctcatgcctgtaatcatagctatttgtgaggctgagatcaggcagatcaaggtttgaggccccatgtccaaaataactagagcaaaatggactggaagtgtggcttaagcggtagagtgcctgctctgcaagagtgaagccctgagttcaaactgtggtcctaacaagaaaaaaaaattttgaatgggggcttggaagcatggctcaaacagtagagcacctgcctagcaagcacaaagccctgagttcaaacccccataccgggggagaaaaaaaagattctggatGGACTTGGATTAATGATTCCTTTCTTCTAAAACTATACATCAATACCTATATCatttggctgggtgctggtggctcacacctgtaatcctagctacttaggaggcagagattggaaggaccgtagtttgaagccaacccaggcaaatagttcaagagactatctcaaaaatactcagtgcaaagggctggcagagtggctcaagaagtagagcgcctgcctagcaagcatgaggccctgagttgaaatcccaatactgcaaaaaaaaaatacacataatttGTAGCTTGGCATGGggtgcacagctataatcccagttactggggaggttgaggtaggagtaTTGAGACCGACACTGGTCTGTACAAAAGtgaaagaccatatctgaaaaacaaatagaaagcaaaggagtagaggtatggctcaagggatagagctcttgtctagcaatTGTGAGACCATGtggtcaaatcccagtactgaaaaaacaaacaaaatatttgcatataataattTCAGGAGGTCAAGGCCCCCTCGGTGTTTATGAATACTGGGTAACAATCACTGTCTTGCTAGCACAAAGCCACATGCCTGACATGACTCTTAActgcagcacttgggaggctgagtcagaagG is from Castor canadensis chromosome 17, mCasCan1.hap1v2, whole genome shotgun sequence and encodes:
- the Tbx6 gene encoding T-box transcription factor TBX6, whose translation is MYHPRELYPSLGTGYRLGHPQSGADPSFPPALAEGYRYPDLDTPKLDCFLSGIEAAPRTLTAPPPLPLLPPTLGTEPAPPAAEALHSLPGVSLSLENQGLWKEFSAVGTEMIITKAGRRMFPACRVSVTGLDPEARYLFLLDVVPVDGARYRWQGRRWEPSGKAEPRLPDRVYIHPDSPATGAHWMRQPVSFHRVKLTNSTLDPHGHLILHSMHKYQPRIHLVRAAQLCSQHWGGVASFRFPETTFISVTAYQNPRITQLKIAANPFAKGFRENGRNCKRERDARVKRKLRGPELVATEAYGSGDTPGGPCDSTLGGDIRESEPEQDPVPREAAPAPAPPRGGPSAEAYVRHPAAFHGAPGHLPTRNPGFPEAPDSGRSASYSASFLELQPGPGGSGYPGAPPTSSFAPHFLQGGPFPLPYPGPGGFLDVGSKPMY
- the Ypel3 gene encoding protein yippee-like 3, giving the protein MVRISKPKTFQAYLDDCHRRYSCAHCRAHLANHDDLISKSFQGSQGRAYLFNSVVNVGCGPAEERVLLTGLHAVADIHCENCKTTLGWKYEQAFESSQKYKEGKYIIELNHMIKDNGWD